From the genome of Thermosynechococcus sp. NK55a:
CCAGAATGCCCTAGGCTAAAGTTTCCGGACAGTAGCCCAAGCCTTGAATAAACTGTTTGCGAAATGCCTCAATGTCATCGTAGTGGGGGTAGCCGTGGGAAACAATCGCCACTTGGTAACGGCGCATAACATCCACCATTGATTGGCCGGTTTCCAGGGCCCAGAATGCCATTTTGAGGGCGATCCCTGGTGTGTAGGAGAATCCCACCTCGTTCAAGAAGGCCCGGAAATCCCCTGCTTCTTTGTCGCTGAGGGGCGAATGCATTTTGATGCGGATTACCCACCCATCCACTTGATGAATCACGGTAACAAACTGAACTGGTAGCTTGGCGTATTCATGCAAGAACTGCACAACCCGCAGGGTAAGGCTGGCATTGTTAAGGTGATAAATGAAATCCATGGTGTTAACCTCTTACCCTTGATACCTTCATTTTCCGTGGCCGGGGGGGCGATCGCCTAGGGGAATTGTCCGCAATTTGTTGGGGGAACCTCCCTATCCTTAGGCCTGAGATAGTCGCTGCCGGGGAGTGCCACTGAGGAGATCATGGGCCGCTTGTAAAATCCTTGGAATCTTTTGCCGATGGGGACTGTGCTGTAAACAGGGGCCTAAATCCAAGTCTTTGATCCGTGCAGCATTTGCTCCCGGAAACCAGTGGCCACCGTTGCCCAGCAGGTTATAGCGCATACGGGCATAGTCCAGCAAATCGTAGGCCTGTACTAGGTTCCACAGCCAGAGAATGACGGGGATATTCACTTCACCGGGGGTGTGCTGGTAGTCTGGCAGTCCCTCATGCCAAGTGTGGTACCAGTCTTCCCCCAAGCGGTCAATGGCGGCTTGCTCCAGCCGTGCCAAGATCGGCGGTAGAATCTCACCTGCCTGATCCAGCAGCTCGAGGGCCTTGAGATGTTCATCAAAGTCACGGGGACGAGCAGCACCGATACTCAGGGTGTGCACCTGGGGATGGGAGAGGCAAAAGAGATCGTTAAAGACCATTGGGCTTAAGGGGGCACACAGTTCCACAAGGCGTTGGGGTGGTTTGTAGAGCATTCCCCCTTTGTCTGCTGGGCTAATGATAAAAACCCCCATATCATGGGCTTGAGCATCGAGGAGGGCGGGCCAATTCTGTTGATTGATGTAGTACCAGTGCAGATTAACGTAATCAAAGACATCGCTGGCGATCGCCTGGCGAATCACCTCTAAGCTGCCATGGGTAGAAAAACCAATGAAGCGAATCTTACCTGATGCTTGCCATTCCCGCGCCACGTCCAAGCATCCCCCGGGCCGCAGTACTTGCTCTAGATGCTCCGGTAGGTTTAGGCCATGGATAGCGAGTAAGTCAATGTAGTCTAACTCGAGATTCCGCAGTGACGTTTCTAGGGTTTCCCGAAATTCCTTGGCAGTGGGTCGCGGCCCCACCTTGGTTTGGACAATCAGCTTTTCGCGGGGCAGCCGCGGTAGAATTTTCCCCAACTGAATTTCAGAGGTGCCATAGCCGCGCGCTGTTTCAATGTGGGTGATGCCTAGCTCCAGAGCACGCTGAATGGTTGCCTCTAGGTTGCGTTGATTTTCTGCGGGAATGGTACTGGGATTGACATCCTGCCAAGAAAACTGATAGCGCATGCCGCCACAGGAAAAGACAGGCATTGGCAGTTCGGTACGACCAAAGCGACGGTAGCGCATACTGCACTCAACGAGAGTTCCTTTACTATTGTCTCGTACTGAGGAAACCCAGCAGCCAACACCCGCTATTCCTTTGAGCTAGGCTAGAAGAAATCACCGCAATTCTTTGTGTATGTCCCAAGGGAAAAGTCATTCTCTGCTGCCCCTACTCCTTTCCCTGCTGGCTACCCTCGGACTTCTGGGCATTGCTGGGGGGCTGGTGCTTCGCCTCATCAATAGCGGCGGAACCATGGGTAATGGCCGTCTCAATTTAGGAGCCAAGGGTCAATCCACCTTTACCCAGGTGAAGAATGTCCCCAGCGGTCTTTTTAATTACGGCGGTAGCACCACTTGGGCACCCATTCGCCGCGATGTCAATCCGCTGCTGCAAGCGGCTTGGCCCAATTTTCAACTGCGCTACGTAGACCCGCCCACAGGGACACCGGGATCGGGCAGGGGCATCCGCATGCTATTGAATGATCAACTGTCTTTCTCACAATCTTCCCGTCCCCTCAACGAGGAAGAGTTAGCCAAGGCGGCGGCTCGGGGCATGAAATTAACTGCCATTCCCGTTGCCATTGATGGGCTGGCGATCGCCGTCAATCCGAGGCTAGAGATTCCTGGACTGACCGTGCAACAAGTGGTGGATATTTATACGGGCAAAGTAACCAATTCGCAGCAGGTGGGTAGCCCCAACCAAAGGATTATCCCCTTCTCTCGCCGTCCGGAAGATGGTGGCACCGTTGAATACTTTATCCAAGAAGTGCTTGGGAAGCAGCCCTTTGGTTGCAATGTGGTTATGGTTCGGGATACTACCGATGGCCTACGGTGTGTTGCCGCGACACTGGGGAGCATTTACTATGCCTCTGCTCCAGAAGTGGTGGGTCAGTGCAGTGTCCACCCGCTTCCCCTCGGTCGCCAAGCCAATCAATATGTGCCTCCCTATCAAGAACCCTACGTTCCTGTGGAGCGTTGCCCCCAAGAGCGCCACCAACTGAATCACCGTGTATTTCAACAGGGGACTTATCCAATTACCCGCCGCCTATTTGTGATTGCCAAGGCGGACAATAGCCTCGATGCCAAGGCAGGCCGTGCCTATGCTGATCTCTTACTGACTGATCAAGGACAAGCGGCCATTGAAAAAGCAGGGTTTGTGCGCCTGCGCTAGGGGGCGATCGCCCACTGAATAAGCCTTTAGACAAAATCAGCATTCTGGCACCGCCACCCCAGATAATAGATCTTGCCACCTGCTTCTTAATCTGGATCCATGACCTACAAGCGACTCAGTGACAGCGAACGCCAGCGCGTCTTTCAACAGTACACTGCCGGACAAACGATCAAGGCGCTGGCAGCGGCATTTGGTGTTAGTGAAAACACAATTCGGCGTGTGATCAAACAAATGGAAGAGGAAGCGGCTGCCCCTGAAGCCCCTCTACTGGCTGTAGCGACGACGGATGAAGTGCCAGAGGAAGAGGATCTAGAAGAAGATGTAGAGACGCCAGAGGCCGTTGTTCTCGATGAGGATGACTACAGCGATGCAGCGGACGATGATCTCGAAGACGAGGATGAAGAGGAACTGGATGGTGACATTCCTCTCCCCGATCTCACCGATGTGGAAGTGGTGCAGTCCGTCGAGGTCATTCCCCTTTCCGAAGCGGTGCTGCCCCGTCCCTGCTACGTTGTCGTCGATCGGCGGGCGGAACTGCTCACCCGCCCCCTAGAAGCCTTTCGCGGTTTAGGTGCCCTCTCCAGTGAGGAAGCGCAACAAAGTACCCTACCCATTTTCGATAGCCGCCCTGTGGCTCTGCGCTATTCCCAACAAAACCAACGCCTCTATAAGGCCAGTGATGTCCAGTGGCGCAAGACCGTTGTCAAGGTACCTGACGGTGAAATGCTGCGGAAAGTGCGCAGCTATCTTCAGTCCAAAGGGATTACCCGCTTGCTTTACCATGGGCGGGTGTATGCCCTCGATTAAGGTAAGCTAGGGGCATTGATAATAGTGGGGGCAATTGCCCTAGACGTTTAAGGAGATTGGTAAAAGTTTTATGAAAGCAATGATCTTGGCGGCTGGAAAGGGCACGCGGGTACGCCCGATTACATACACCATTCCGAAGCCAATGATCCCAATTTTGCAAAAGCCCGTGATGGAATTTCTAGTGGAACTCCTGCGTCAGCATGGGTTTAACCAAATTATGGTAAATGTGAGCCACCTCGCCCATGAAATTGAAAGCTACTTTCAGGATGGGCAGCGGTTTGGAGTGGACATTGCCTATTCCTTTGAGGGCTATATCAAGGATGGCGAACTCGTTGGTAAAGCCCTAGGGTCTGCAGGGGGGATCAAGCGAATTCAGGATTTTAACCCCTTTTTTGATGACACCTTTGTGGTGCTGTGTGGGGATGCCCTCATTGACTTGGATTTGACAGCGGCCGTGGCTTGGCACCGCCAAAAGGGGGCGATCGCCACCGTGATTATGAAAACAGTGCCCAAAGAGGACGTCTCGAGCTATGGCGTTGTTGTTACCGATGAGAGCGATCGCATTGTTGCCTTCCAAGAAAAACCCAGTGTTGAAGAAGCCTTGAGCAACCATATCAACACGGGGATTTATATTTTTGAGCCAGAAGTGATCGACTATATCCCCTCCAATCAGGAATACGACATTGGCAGCCAGCTTTTCCCCAAACTGGTGGAAATGGGTGCCCCCTTCTATGGCTTGGCGATGGACTTTGAATGGATTGACATTGGTAAAGTCCCCGACTATTGGCAAGCGGTGCGCGGTGTTCTCAATGGCACGATTAAAAATGTTTCGATTCCCGGCCATGAGCAATTTCCCGGCATTTATACGGGGCTGAATGTGGCCGTCAACTGGGATAAGGTCACGATCCAGGGACCGGTCTACATTGGCGGCATGACGAAGATTGAAGATGGAGCGACAATTATTGGACCGACGATGATTGGCCCCAATTGCCACATTTGCAGCGGTGCCGTCGTCGATAACTGTGTCATTTTTGAATATTCTCGCCTGGGTTCTGACGTTCGTCTTGTGGATAAATTGGTCTTTGGTCGCTACTGTGTTGATAAAACAGGTACAACCATTGACCTGAAGGCCGCTGCCCTCGATTGGTTGATTACCGATTCACGGCAAACGGATATTCAGCCGAGTCCCCTCGGGTTGAAGGAGATTGTGTCCTAGACCCCGCTCTACGCCCATGACATTTGCGAATCAGTTGCAAAGTGGTTTTACCCTTTTTTGAGCCTACTGGTGGAGGCACTGCCGTTTCTACTGCTGGGCATTTTGCTCTCTAGCCTGCTGCTGCTATTTGTAGATGAGCAGGCACTGATTCGTCGCTTACCGCGATCGCCCCTGCTGGGGGCCTTGGTGGGCAGTTGCATCGGTTTTCTTTTTCCAGTGTGTGAGTGTGGCAATGTGCCAGTGGCGCGGCGATTACTGGTGCAGGGATTGCCCACATCCGTGGCCATTGGTTTTTTGTTGGCGGCACCCACAATCAACCCGATTGTGATTTGGGCAACTTGGACGGCCTTTCGCGATCAACCGGAGGTTGTTGTCTTCCGTGTCCTTTTTTCGCTGGCGATCGCCACCATTATTGGCTGGGTTTTTAGTTTCCAAAAGGATCTAACCCCCTTTTTGCAGCCCACGGTAACCAGTCTGATGCGTCGCCGCCAACCCCAGGCAACTGTTGTCCCTGCCCTGCTCCAGTCGGGCACCTACCTGTTGGGAACCCCCGGTCAACCCCTGGCCATGGAAACCCTAACGCTTTCGCCACCGACTGCAATGATTCCTTGGCAGCAACGCCTGCCCCAAGTCCTAGAGAATCTGGTGCAGGAATTTCGTGAATTGGGGGGGATTCTAGTTCTCGGTAGCCTAGTGGCAACAATTATTCAGGTGGCTGCTCCGCGGGAACTCATCCTTAGCCTTGGCCAAGGGCCAGTGAGCTCGATTGTGGCAATGATGATCCTGGGCACCGTGATTTCCATTTGCTCAACTGTTGATGCCTTCTTTGCCCTTGCCTTTGCTGCCACGTTTACGCCAGGGTCAATCCTTGCTTTTCTGGTCCTCGGGCCGATGGTCGATCTCAAGGGGCTAGGGTTATTGTTGACGATTTTTCGTCCCCGGGCTCTGATGTACATTTTTCTGTTGGTGGCCCAATTGACGTTTTCCCTTTGTTTGTTTTTGAATTTGCAGTGGAGTTAGCGGTGGTTGTGAAGCCAGAGTGGTTACGGGTCAAAGCACCCCAGTGGCAGCGGGTGGGTGCCGTCAAGGAGCTGTTGCAGGACTTAAACCTCAATACTGTTTGCGAAGAGGCCTCTTGCCCCAATATTGGTGAATGTTTCCATGGGGGAACGGCCACATTCTTAATGATGGGTCCAGCTTGCACCCGAGCTTGCCCCTACTGCGATATTGATTTTGAGAAAAAGCCACTGCCTCTGGATCCCACTGAACCCCAGCGACTAGCTGAAGCGGTGGTGCGGATGCGTCTCAATCATGTTGTCATTACCTCGGTGAATCGGGATGATTTGGCCGATGGGGGTGCCTCTCAGTTTGTGGCCACGATTGCGGCTGTGCGGCAGCGATCGCCCCAAACCACCATTGAAGTCCTGATTCCCGATCTCTGCGGCAACTGGCAGGCCTTGGATCAAATTCTTGCCGCCAGTCCGGAGGTGCTCAACCACAACACCGAAACCGTACCCCGTCTCTATCGGCGGGTGCGTCCCCAAGGCAGCTATCAGCGCAGTTTGGAACTGCTGCAGCGGGTGCGCGATCGCGCCCCTTGGATTTACTCAAAATCGGGCATCATGGTGGGTCTAGGGGAAACTAGCGAGGAAGTGGTGGCCCTCATGCAGGATTTGCGCCAAGTGGGTTGCGACATTCTCACCATTGGTCAGTATCTGCAGCCCAGTCCCAAACATCTAGCGGTACAAGCCTTTATTCCACCAGAGCAATTTGAGGAATGGCGCCGCCTGGGGGAATCGATGGGCTTCTTGCAGGTGGTTTCCTCTCCCCTCACCCGCAGTTCCTACCATGCTGAACAGGTGCGGGCTCTGATGCAGCAGTACCCACGTCAGCGCCCTGCCACAAGTCCTCTTGGATAAAGTTATTGCAATTTAGTTGCAACTAGTCTAGGCTAAGTAGTAGGAAAAATCTGCATTAAAAAACCCCCAACTTGGGGGAATTCTATGAACAACCATCAACTTATCCTAGGATTCGTTAACTCAGATTGCGGAAAACTACATCTTGAGGCTGTCATTGGCTAGGAAATGACCAATATGGTAAGCACGCTCCTCCGTTTTCAAGAGGATTTGATCGTAGAGGTAGGCCGTGGCGCGATCGCCCAAACTCTCAGCCTGGATTGCCTGTTGGCGCAGGATGGGAATGATGGCCTGCTCTGCTGCCAAATCATTGCTGAGCATTTGCCGGCAGTTGAAGGCACCTTCAGGTTCAGGGGTAAAGCAGCAGAGAGCCGCCAACTGCTGAAAACCGGCAACAGGAACAGCTCCCAGACCATTCAACCGTTCCCCCAAATCGTGAACATGCCCCTGCACCTGTTCATAGCAGTCTTGAAAGAACTGATGCAGTGGATAAAACTCTGCCCCCTCAACAACAAAATGATGTTTTTGGTACTGCAAGTACAGCGCTTGAAAACTGGCCAAAAGCCGGTTCATCCCCTCACATACCGGCGTGGTGGTGGCTTTCTCCAGCAACACAACCGTGTCACCCATCTCGCCAAAAGCTTGGCGTGGCAATGCACTAGTTGCCATAAGACAATGCTCCTTTGCGGACAGAATAGTGAAGCAGTCCAGTTACAGCCCTTTTTGCAAAATAGAGTCCTGTTAGTCCACCCTCAAAACGGCTCTATAGAAGGAGCAACTGATGCGGACATCGTCAAGACTCGCAGAAGAGCTGACACCTTTACAAGCCGATTTTAAACTATCCATCGCCACTTTTTCAATAAAGGAGTACTTATTGAATGTCTATAAACCCCCAGGTTATTGCAGTTCAGTGGCAATTACGTTGGCCAATTTATCAACGCTTGACCGAGCTAGAGGTGCCCTGTGAGTGTCTCCCCTATCAACCCCTTACTGTTGAAGTTCGCTCCCCCTTAGCTGCGCTGCAAGTCTGGTCAGTGGTGCGGCAGTTTTCTGCTTCCCGTGGCACCCTCGTCGATTGGCTAGAACAGTGCTGGCAGTGGAATTTGCCCAATTTCACTGAATATCCAGACTCTGCCGAGCGTTAGGGGAATGTACAACCGGCGGGGGGTGGAGCGCTGAATGTGGTAGCCGTGATATTCGTTACTGTCCCACTTGTATTGATCACCACACCACCGTTATTCGCGCTTAAATTAGGAAGAGCAACAATACTAGTATTGTTCAACCGGAAACCGGCACCACTGGTTTGGGTATTCCCAAATACGTTGGCACACAGTGTTGCATTACCATCAGCCCGCAGTTCCAAACTTCGCGTAGCGGAGTTTCCTTGAGTGAGGATATTATTGTTGACTGTAGCATTGAGACGAGAGGCATTTGGAGCAGTTGCAGTTGCGCGCAGTCGCACTGCTTCACCGACAGACGTTGTTTGGATACGGTTATTGCTAACTTCAAGTTGCAATGCAGCCTGGTTATTGGTATCAATCTCTATCCCGCGATCACTGACATTAGACAGCTCATTCCCAACAATTCTCACCCGTGCTGGTGCTGGACTAGCAGCATTCGTCGTGAACTCAATGTCAATGCCATCATTACTACCGCCAATACCACTCATAACATTATTCTCAATGTTCAACACCACTTGTCCCGCGCTATTCGACTCTAGAGTAATCCCATCATCATTGAGAATGTTGCTTATCTGATTATTGCGAATTGTGATGTTTGCAGTAGGGCTTGCAATTGGGGTGGCGCTGCTTACAATATCAAAGGTTATCCCTGCATCAGAAATACTGTTTATAACGTT
Proteins encoded in this window:
- a CDS encoding aldo/keto reductase, encoding MRYRRFGRTELPMPVFSCGGMRYQFSWQDVNPSTIPAENQRNLEATIQRALELGITHIETARGYGTSEIQLGKILPRLPREKLIVQTKVGPRPTAKEFRETLETSLRNLELDYIDLLAIHGLNLPEHLEQVLRPGGCLDVAREWQASGKIRFIGFSTHGSLEVIRQAIASDVFDYVNLHWYYINQQNWPALLDAQAHDMGVFIISPADKGGMLYKPPQRLVELCAPLSPMVFNDLFCLSHPQVHTLSIGAARPRDFDEHLKALELLDQAGEILPPILARLEQAAIDRLGEDWYHTWHEGLPDYQHTPGEVNIPVILWLWNLVQAYDLLDYARMRYNLLGNGGHWFPGANAARIKDLDLGPCLQHSPHRQKIPRILQAAHDLLSGTPRQRLSQA
- a CDS encoding PstS family phosphate ABC transporter substrate-binding protein, yielding MSQGKSHSLLPLLLSLLATLGLLGIAGGLVLRLINSGGTMGNGRLNLGAKGQSTFTQVKNVPSGLFNYGGSTTWAPIRRDVNPLLQAAWPNFQLRYVDPPTGTPGSGRGIRMLLNDQLSFSQSSRPLNEEELAKAAARGMKLTAIPVAIDGLAIAVNPRLEIPGLTVQQVVDIYTGKVTNSQQVGSPNQRIIPFSRRPEDGGTVEYFIQEVLGKQPFGCNVVMVRDTTDGLRCVAATLGSIYYASAPEVVGQCSVHPLPLGRQANQYVPPYQEPYVPVERCPQERHQLNHRVFQQGTYPITRRLFVIAKADNSLDAKAGRAYADLLLTDQGQAAIEKAGFVRLR
- a CDS encoding helix-turn-helix domain-containing protein, which encodes MTYKRLSDSERQRVFQQYTAGQTIKALAAAFGVSENTIRRVIKQMEEEAAAPEAPLLAVATTDEVPEEEDLEEDVETPEAVVLDEDDYSDAADDDLEDEDEEELDGDIPLPDLTDVEVVQSVEVIPLSEAVLPRPCYVVVDRRAELLTRPLEAFRGLGALSSEEAQQSTLPIFDSRPVALRYSQQNQRLYKASDVQWRKTVVKVPDGEMLRKVRSYLQSKGITRLLYHGRVYALD
- a CDS encoding sugar phosphate nucleotidyltransferase is translated as MKAMILAAGKGTRVRPITYTIPKPMIPILQKPVMEFLVELLRQHGFNQIMVNVSHLAHEIESYFQDGQRFGVDIAYSFEGYIKDGELVGKALGSAGGIKRIQDFNPFFDDTFVVLCGDALIDLDLTAAVAWHRQKGAIATVIMKTVPKEDVSSYGVVVTDESDRIVAFQEKPSVEEALSNHINTGIYIFEPEVIDYIPSNQEYDIGSQLFPKLVEMGAPFYGLAMDFEWIDIGKVPDYWQAVRGVLNGTIKNVSIPGHEQFPGIYTGLNVAVNWDKVTIQGPVYIGGMTKIEDGATIIGPTMIGPNCHICSGAVVDNCVIFEYSRLGSDVRLVDKLVFGRYCVDKTGTTIDLKAAALDWLITDSRQTDIQPSPLGLKEIVS
- the lipA gene encoding lipoyl synthase, which encodes MVVKPEWLRVKAPQWQRVGAVKELLQDLNLNTVCEEASCPNIGECFHGGTATFLMMGPACTRACPYCDIDFEKKPLPLDPTEPQRLAEAVVRMRLNHVVITSVNRDDLADGGASQFVATIAAVRQRSPQTTIEVLIPDLCGNWQALDQILAASPEVLNHNTETVPRLYRRVRPQGSYQRSLELLQRVRDRAPWIYSKSGIMVGLGETSEEVVALMQDLRQVGCDILTIGQYLQPSPKHLAVQAFIPPEQFEEWRRLGESMGFLQVVSSPLTRSSYHAEQVRALMQQYPRQRPATSPLG
- a CDS encoding Dps family protein — protein: MATSALPRQAFGEMGDTVVLLEKATTTPVCEGMNRLLASFQALYLQYQKHHFVVEGAEFYPLHQFFQDCYEQVQGHVHDLGERLNGLGAVPVAGFQQLAALCCFTPEPEGAFNCRQMLSNDLAAEQAIIPILRQQAIQAESLGDRATAYLYDQILLKTEERAYHIGHFLANDSLKM
- a CDS encoding Asr1405/Asl0597 family protein, with product MSINPQVIAVQWQLRWPIYQRLTELEVPCECLPYQPLTVEVRSPLAALQVWSVVRQFSASRGTLVDWLEQCWQWNLPNFTEYPDSAER